From Rhododendron vialii isolate Sample 1 chromosome 10a, ASM3025357v1, the proteins below share one genomic window:
- the LOC131303310 gene encoding polcalcin Che a 3-like gives MADDTPEDMKIRERIFKRFDENSDGKISAQELKEALKALGSVSAEEVGRMMGEIDTDGDGFISFAEFTAFALANRGLMKDVAKIF, from the coding sequence atggCGGATGACACTCCCGAGGACATGAAGATTCGCGAGCGGATCTTCAAGCGATTCGACGAGAACAGCGACGGAAAAATCTCCGCACAGGAGCTTAAAGAGGCTCTGAAGGCGCTGGGATCCGTTTCGGCAGAGGAGGTCGGGCGCATGATGGGGGAGATCGATACGGATGGGGACGGATTCATTTCATTCGCGGAGTTCACCGCGTTTGCCCTCGCCAACAGGGGCCTTATGAAGGATGTTGCTAAAATTTTCTAA